Proteins from one Catenuloplanes atrovinosus genomic window:
- a CDS encoding GlsB/YeaQ/YmgE family stress response membrane protein: protein MTLMGIIVALIVGLIIGALGRLVVPGRQNIPLWLTLVIGVVAALLGTALARFAGVADTNGFDWWELIFQVAFAAIGVAIVAGVGGRRGRRAL, encoded by the coding sequence GTGACCCTCATGGGCATCATCGTCGCACTGATCGTCGGCCTCATCATCGGTGCGCTGGGTCGCCTCGTCGTGCCCGGCCGGCAGAACATCCCGCTGTGGCTGACGCTGGTCATCGGCGTCGTCGCCGCGCTGCTCGGCACGGCGCTGGCCCGCTTCGCCGGTGTCGCGGACACCAACGGCTTCGACTGGTGGGAGCTGATCTTCCAGGTCGCGTTCGCCGCCATCGGTGTCGCGATCGTCGCCGGCGTGGGTGGCCGTCGCGGCCGTCGCGCGCTCTGA
- a CDS encoding putative bifunctional diguanylate cyclase/phosphodiesterase produces the protein MAGRRRSEIRYAGLPEVAAGGVGDARRVLFRLMSVYAVVCWLALLPGWLDDGHPAIVVVAVVVTAVAVVLSRARVLPQPVAHALLGGVPLCTAALTAAAGGGVISAAFAFLALFVTVYAAMFFSRRALTVHLTWSVVASGGALTATSVGDPHNGYYVLVLAITLTATGLLLSGLVRTVWHTATHDPVTGLLNESGLRAAILARPADGTVLVCDIDDFSHVNDALGRDNGDVLLRAVAADLSRTWPRAAAARIGADVFAAWLPTTRDAGALARQLVGLHGPYPAGGIDVDVTLTAGLAHTDGSAPAELLRRAAVALAAAKHDARPWHVWTAEDDRTRRDDLALQAELREAITRGELVVHYQPQVDRHHHRIVGAEALVRWQHPRRGLLGPGAFLPGAERTPLIVDITEQVLADATGQAARWRAAGTPIPVSVNVSARSLTDDGLPERIAAHLARAGLPAPLLTIEITETAIVAQPAHARRLLQAVRDLGVRVSIDDFGTGHTSLALLADLPIDEIKLDRRFVAAALSQPSATAIAVTVADLADRLHLHAVAEGVEDEAVSALMDSIGFDAQQGYHHARPQPADTVGELLASSAAAPGRTEGALRAHGPAWPQIGVDAGPAVSW, from the coding sequence GTGGCCGGCAGACGCAGGTCGGAGATCCGGTACGCCGGGCTGCCCGAGGTGGCCGCCGGTGGCGTGGGTGATGCCCGGCGGGTGCTGTTCCGCCTGATGAGCGTGTACGCCGTGGTGTGCTGGCTGGCGCTGCTGCCGGGCTGGCTGGACGACGGGCACCCGGCGATCGTCGTGGTGGCCGTGGTGGTCACCGCGGTGGCCGTGGTCCTCTCACGTGCCCGCGTGCTTCCCCAGCCGGTCGCGCACGCCCTGCTCGGTGGCGTGCCGCTGTGCACCGCGGCGCTGACCGCGGCCGCGGGTGGTGGCGTCATCAGCGCCGCGTTCGCGTTCCTGGCGCTGTTCGTCACGGTGTACGCGGCCATGTTCTTCAGCCGCCGGGCGCTGACGGTGCACCTGACGTGGAGCGTGGTCGCCTCCGGCGGCGCGCTGACCGCGACCAGCGTCGGTGACCCGCACAACGGCTACTACGTGCTCGTGCTGGCGATCACCCTGACGGCCACCGGCCTGCTGCTGTCCGGCCTGGTCCGCACGGTGTGGCACACCGCCACCCACGACCCGGTGACCGGGCTGCTCAACGAGTCGGGCCTGCGCGCCGCGATCCTGGCGCGGCCGGCCGACGGCACGGTGCTGGTCTGCGACATCGACGACTTCAGCCACGTCAACGACGCGCTCGGCCGGGACAACGGCGACGTGCTGCTGCGTGCCGTCGCCGCGGACCTGAGCCGGACGTGGCCCCGGGCCGCCGCCGCGCGGATCGGCGCGGACGTGTTCGCCGCCTGGCTGCCCACGACGCGGGACGCCGGCGCTCTCGCGCGGCAGCTCGTCGGCCTGCACGGCCCGTACCCGGCCGGCGGGATCGACGTGGACGTCACGCTCACCGCGGGGCTCGCGCACACCGACGGCAGCGCGCCCGCGGAACTGCTGCGCCGGGCCGCCGTCGCGCTCGCGGCGGCCAAGCACGACGCCCGCCCGTGGCACGTGTGGACCGCCGAGGACGACCGCACCCGCCGCGACGACCTCGCGCTGCAGGCCGAGCTGCGTGAGGCGATCACCCGCGGCGAACTGGTCGTGCACTACCAGCCGCAGGTGGACCGGCACCACCACCGCATCGTCGGCGCCGAGGCGCTGGTGCGCTGGCAGCACCCGCGCCGCGGCCTGCTCGGCCCGGGAGCGTTCCTGCCCGGCGCCGAGCGCACACCCCTGATCGTCGACATCACCGAACAGGTGCTCGCCGACGCGACCGGCCAGGCGGCGCGCTGGCGGGCGGCGGGCACCCCGATCCCGGTGTCGGTCAACGTGTCCGCGCGCTCCCTGACCGATGACGGGCTACCCGAGCGGATCGCCGCGCATCTCGCCCGCGCCGGGCTGCCGGCACCGCTGCTGACGATCGAGATCACCGAGACCGCGATCGTGGCGCAGCCCGCGCACGCGCGCCGGCTCCTGCAGGCCGTCCGCGACCTCGGCGTGCGGGTCAGCATCGACGACTTCGGCACCGGCCACACCAGTCTCGCGCTCCTCGCCGACCTGCCGATCGACGAGATCAAACTGGACCGGCGCTTCGTCGCCGCCGCCCTGAGCCAGCCGAGCGCGACCGCCATCGCCGTCACCGTCGCCGACCTGGCCGATCGCCTGCACCTGCACGCCGTCGCCGAGGGCGTCGAGGACGAGGCGGTCAGCGCGCTGATGGACTCGATCGGCTTCGACGCCCAGCAGGGTTACCACCACGCCCGCCCGCAACCCGCCGACACCGTCGGCGAGCTGCTGGCGTCGTCCGCTGCCGCCCCCGGGCGCACTGAGGGCGCGCTGAGGGCGCACGGACCGGCGTGGCCGCAGATCGGCGTCGACGCCGGCCCGGCGGTCAGCTGGTGA
- a CDS encoding SDR family NAD(P)-dependent oxidoreductase codes for MDNALDDKVALVTGGSRGIGAAVALRLAGAGADVALTFRHDQRRADDVVDQIKAAGRRAIAIRADSADPAAVTAAVDRAFGELGRLDVLVNNAGAFLLGPIERLSLAEFEETVAVNVRAPFVASQAAVRHLPAGGRIINIGSNMAERAVFPGFSLYAMSKTALTGLTKALGRELGGRAITVNLVNPGPTDTELNPADGPDAGTIKGFTALGHYAAPADVAATVAFLAGPDGRYITGATLNVDGGFTS; via the coding sequence ATGGATAACGCACTCGACGACAAGGTGGCGCTGGTGACCGGCGGGAGCCGTGGCATCGGCGCCGCGGTGGCGCTGCGCCTGGCCGGGGCGGGCGCCGACGTGGCGCTCACGTTCCGGCACGATCAGCGGCGCGCCGACGACGTGGTGGACCAGATCAAGGCCGCCGGGCGGCGGGCGATCGCCATCCGGGCGGACAGCGCCGACCCGGCCGCGGTGACCGCCGCGGTCGACCGGGCCTTCGGCGAGCTGGGCCGGTTGGACGTCCTGGTCAACAACGCCGGCGCCTTCCTGCTCGGGCCGATCGAGCGGCTGAGCCTGGCCGAGTTCGAGGAGACCGTCGCGGTCAACGTCCGCGCCCCGTTCGTCGCCTCGCAGGCCGCGGTGCGCCACCTGCCGGCCGGCGGTCGGATCATCAACATCGGCAGCAACATGGCCGAGCGCGCCGTGTTCCCCGGCTTCTCGCTGTACGCGATGAGCAAGACCGCCCTGACCGGCCTCACCAAGGCCCTCGGCCGCGAACTCGGCGGCCGGGCGATCACGGTGAACCTGGTGAACCCGGGGCCGACCGACACCGAGCTGAACCCGGCGGACGGGCCGGACGCGGGCACCATCAAGGGGTTCACCGCGCTCGGCCACTACGCGGCACCGGCCGATGTGGCCGCCACGGTCGCGTTCCTCGCCGGCCCGGACGGCCGCTACATCACCGGGGCGACCCTCAACGTGGACGGCGGCTTCACCAGCTGA
- a CDS encoding amidohydrolase family protein, with translation MIGRRVPGGSALRGHAPTRVRRPGRHPPHEAARAAATTPAALLGIAGRTGSVRPGKAAGLVVLNAGLRVDAAQRVAQQVLVGDGRGRRG, from the coding sequence GTGATCGGACGTCGCGTTCCCGGCGGGTCCGCACTCCGGGGGCACGCCCCCACCCGCGTCCGTCGCCCGGGTCGGCATCCACCGCACGAGGCGGCCCGTGCGGCGGCGACCACGCCCGCCGCGCTGCTCGGCATCGCCGGCCGGACCGGCTCGGTACGGCCGGGCAAGGCCGCCGGCCTCGTGGTGCTGAACGCCGGCCTTCGGGTCGACGCCGCGCAACGCGTAGCGCAGCAGGTGCTTGTCGGCGACGGCCGCGGTCGTCGCGGGTGA